A genome region from Oryzias melastigma strain HK-1 linkage group LG12, ASM292280v2, whole genome shotgun sequence includes the following:
- the nr5a1b gene encoding steroidogenic factor 1b, whose amino-acid sequence MEFGCEVDLEELCPVCGDKVSGYHYGLLTCESCKGFFKRTVQNNKTYTCVDNQQCRIDKAQRKRCPFCRFQKCLHVGMRLEAVRADRMRGGRNKFGPTYKRDRALKQQQREAFIRAHKFRTESGTPVASWIQNGDLTFTESLNASSWTIKYSNAVVDAVTLMEPRDPCSGLRFTQDPRTPPLVMEFLLYDPDELQQHRNTEVHCEQEATGCCAFTQVYAVVDLLLHSIVEWARMSALFKQLQISDQMKLLHHGWSELLALDVISGQVLYDRPSLLLVGGYEVELSCTEYPPAPSLLDLTQRGQALVEKLHTLKVDHQELASIKYLILFNPAGKHLEDAGFIEKVKLQVGGALLEHTRTTSPQLPDRFAHLLDFLSELRPLACLVEEYLRCRHLRGEVPCNSLLDEMLHAKHSCP is encoded by the exons ATGGAGTTTGGCTGTGAGGTGGACCTGGAGGAGCTGTGTCCAGTGTGTGGAGACAAAGTGTCTGGGTACCACTACGGTCTGCTCACCTGTGAGAGCTGCAAG GGATTTTTCAAAAGAACTGTCCAGAACAACAAGACCTACACCTGCGTGGACAACCAGCAGTGCCGGATCGACAAAGCTCAGAGGAAGCGCTGTCCGTTCTGCAGGTTTCAGAAGTGCCTCCATGTTGGGATGCGCCTCGAAG CTGTCCGTGCAGATCGAATGAGAGGCGGTAGAAACAAATTCGGCCCCACGTACAAGCGGGATCGGGCCCTAAAGCAGCAGCAAAGAGAGGCTTTCATACGAGCTCACAAATTCAGAACCGAGAGCGGCACTCCTGTGGCGTCATGGATTCAGAATGGAGATTTGACTTTTACCGAAAGCCTAAACGCTTCCAGCTGGACCATCAAGTACAGCAACGCCGTCGTTGATGCAGTGACCCTAATGGAGCCCCGTGACCCCTGCTCAGGACTCAGATTCACACAGGATCCACGAACGCCTCCACTGGTGATGGAGTTCCTGCTTTATGATCCAGAcgagctgcagcagcacagaAACACGGAGGTTCACTGTGAGCAGGAGGCGACCGGCTGCTGCGCCTTCACACAGGTGTACGCCGTGGTGGACCTGCTGCTGCACTCCATCGTGGAGTGGGCACGCATGTCTGCCCTGTTTAAGCAGCTTCAG ATCAGTGACCAGATGAAGCTTCTACATCATGGCTGGAGTGAACTGTTGGCCCTGGACGTTATCTCTGGACAGGTTCTGTATGACAGACCCAGTCTCCTTCTTGTTGGGGGTTATGAG GTTGAGCTGTCCTGCACAGAGTATCCTCCTGCTCCATCTTTGTTGGATCTGACTCAGAGAGGACAGGCGCTGGTTGAAAAGCTTCACACTCTAAAGGTGGACCATCAAGAACTGGCCTCCATCAAGTATCTGATCCTTTTCAATCCAG CTGGAAAGCATCTGGAAGACGCCGGCTTCATCGAGAAGGTGAAGCTGCAGGTGGGTGGAGCCCTGCTGGAGCACACGAGGACCACCTCCCCCCAGCTCCCGGACCGTTTCGCTCATCTGCTGGACTTCCTGTCAGAGCTGCGTCCTCTCGCCTGTCTGGTTGAGGAGTACCTGCGCTGCAGACACCTGAGGGGGGAGGTGCCCTGCAACAGCCTGCTGGATGAGATGCTGCACGCCAAACACAGCTGCCCGTGA